The Achromobacter pestifer genome includes a region encoding these proteins:
- a CDS encoding AsmA family protein, translating into MKTWFKRILIGLVVLVVVAVVGLAIFLLTFDPNAYKYKLEELVQQRYQRTLTIDGEIELSLFPRIGLSVQGVSLSEPNSAETFASIDSTRLAVAVWPLLSNSFVVDHVAITGFKARVVRDKQGHFNFSNLVGGIAPVTAAPANPAEALAGAAQSAVQAIANGNLPQPRNNMQIDIAGLDLKDGQVQLQDAITGMAVAVTKINANTGRVTFNQPFDVRMTARVEGGNPRVDANLTGQALLTLDPSAKRYAAQKLDLRMDGKLPGAEAKSLAMRGNLAFNGQKSALDIAGLEVVFQGDVTDPAARATNVDASVAIPKLAIDPHKSQLQIEKLAIRAKGGVADGPFEFAVDAPALNISPASATGEALTGRVRISGLDASFGLNGISGNAGELDIKEAKLDSTSKNGERIVKLNFASPLSLNLLQRSGGLSGLRGDVNITDPGLPKGSLQIPVIGSVTADLLKDQATSKINAVLEGGKFDLSADITKLSDSPKVSFALVVDTLDLDKLVPPAAATPAQPASKQPAEAKKEDGKPAQPAAAPAPPAPAKPADDTIDLSALIGPSVNGTIKVGKLVVRGLKADDVGAAIKLDKGKLDISSLTAGLYGGKLAGTLSVDAAQGNQLATKMSLAGIAIEPFLMDLARQNVLSGTGSLALDLKTAGANAYAMKSGLGGTLQLRLRDGAVKGINLTQTLRELKAAFKPESQNETVASDTSKQTAFSEMDADLAFTKGVAAVKRLNVVSPLLRVTQGEPATIDFVKSELDLVARARVVNPAADPEGKELIDLKDVTIPVHVKGPFDKPTYTVLWKDAIGGILQRSLENKLREAVTGKGKGGAAVDKALKGLLGK; encoded by the coding sequence ATGAAAACGTGGTTCAAGCGCATTTTGATAGGCCTGGTAGTGTTGGTTGTCGTGGCCGTCGTTGGCCTGGCCATCTTCTTGCTGACATTCGACCCCAACGCGTACAAGTACAAGCTGGAAGAGCTTGTCCAGCAACGCTACCAACGCACGTTGACGATCGACGGCGAGATCGAGCTGTCGCTCTTCCCGCGCATCGGGCTGTCGGTCCAGGGCGTGTCGCTGTCCGAGCCGAACAGCGCCGAAACCTTCGCCTCCATCGATAGCACCAGGCTGGCGGTTGCCGTGTGGCCGCTGCTGTCCAATAGCTTCGTCGTCGATCACGTGGCCATCACCGGTTTCAAGGCCCGGGTGGTGCGGGACAAGCAAGGCCATTTCAATTTCAGCAATCTCGTGGGCGGCATCGCGCCGGTCACGGCGGCGCCGGCCAATCCCGCCGAAGCCTTGGCGGGCGCGGCGCAGAGCGCGGTGCAGGCCATCGCCAACGGCAACCTGCCGCAGCCGCGCAACAACATGCAGATCGACATCGCCGGGCTGGACCTGAAGGACGGCCAGGTGCAGCTGCAGGACGCCATCACGGGCATGGCGGTGGCGGTGACCAAGATCAACGCCAACACCGGCCGCGTTACCTTCAATCAGCCGTTCGATGTGCGCATGACCGCGCGCGTCGAGGGCGGCAATCCGCGCGTGGACGCCAATCTGACCGGCCAGGCGCTGCTGACGCTGGACCCGTCGGCCAAGCGTTACGCCGCGCAGAAGCTGGACCTGCGCATGGACGGCAAGCTGCCGGGCGCCGAGGCCAAGAGCCTGGCCATGCGCGGCAATCTGGCCTTCAACGGCCAGAAGTCTGCGCTGGACATCGCCGGCCTGGAAGTCGTGTTCCAGGGCGACGTCACGGATCCCGCTGCGCGCGCGACCAATGTGGATGCCAGCGTGGCCATCCCCAAGCTGGCGATCGACCCGCACAAGAGCCAGCTGCAGATCGAGAAGCTGGCGATACGCGCCAAGGGCGGCGTGGCCGATGGTCCCTTCGAATTCGCCGTGGACGCGCCCGCGCTCAATATCTCTCCGGCGTCGGCCACGGGTGAAGCGCTGACGGGCCGCGTGCGCATCAGCGGCCTGGACGCGAGCTTCGGCCTGAACGGCATCAGCGGCAACGCCGGTGAGCTGGACATCAAGGAAGCCAAGCTGGACAGCACCTCCAAGAACGGCGAAAGGATCGTCAAGCTGAACTTCGCCTCGCCGCTGTCCTTGAACCTGCTGCAGCGCAGCGGCGGCCTGTCCGGCCTGCGCGGCGACGTCAACATCACCGATCCCGGGCTGCCCAAGGGCAGCCTGCAGATTCCCGTGATCGGCAGCGTGACCGCGGACCTGCTGAAGGATCAGGCCACCAGCAAGATCAACGCGGTGCTGGAAGGCGGCAAGTTCGACCTGAGCGCGGACATTACCAAGCTGAGCGATTCACCGAAGGTGAGTTTCGCGCTGGTGGTGGATACGCTGGACCTGGACAAGCTGGTGCCGCCCGCGGCGGCAACGCCCGCGCAGCCCGCTTCCAAGCAGCCTGCCGAAGCCAAGAAGGAAGACGGCAAGCCGGCGCAGCCGGCCGCTGCTCCGGCTCCCCCCGCTCCCGCCAAGCCCGCCGACGATACGATCGACCTGTCGGCGCTGATCGGCCCCAGCGTCAACGGCACCATCAAGGTCGGCAAGCTGGTCGTGCGCGGCCTGAAGGCCGACGACGTCGGCGCCGCCATCAAGCTGGACAAGGGCAAGCTGGACATCTCCAGCCTGACGGCTGGCCTCTACGGCGGCAAGCTGGCGGGCACCTTGTCGGTGGACGCCGCGCAGGGCAACCAGCTGGCCACCAAGATGTCGCTGGCCGGCATCGCCATCGAACCGTTCCTGATGGACCTGGCGCGCCAGAACGTGCTGAGCGGAACGGGCAGCCTTGCGCTGGACCTGAAGACGGCCGGCGCCAACGCCTACGCCATGAAGAGCGGCCTGGGCGGCACCCTGCAACTGCGCCTGCGCGACGGCGCGGTCAAGGGCATCAACCTGACGCAGACGCTGCGCGAACTGAAGGCCGCCTTCAAACCGGAATCGCAGAACGAGACCGTGGCCTCCGACACCAGCAAGCAGACGGCATTCTCCGAGATGGACGCCGACCTGGCCTTCACCAAGGGCGTGGCCGCGGTCAAGCGCCTGAACGTGGTGTCGCCCCTGCTGCGCGTGACACAGGGCGAACCGGCCACCATCGACTTCGTCAAGAGCGAGCTGGACCTGGTGGCGCGCGCCCGCGTCGTCAATCCGGCTGCCGATCCGGAAGGCAAGGAACTGATAGACCTGAAGGACGTGACCATCCCCGTGCACGTCAAGGGGCCGTTCGACAAGCCTACCTACACCGTGCTCTGGAAGGACGCCATCGGCGGCATTCTCCAGCGCAGCCTGGAAAACAAGCTGCGCGAAGCGGTGACAGGCAAGGGCAAGGGCGGCGCGGCCGTCGACAAGGCTTTGAAGGGACTGCTGGGCAAATGA
- a CDS encoding MOSC N-terminal beta barrel domain-containing protein: MNAENFQPVAECGATTQAQAAGYHRQWLVANDSGQWLNRALCPRLAEVAVELRLGYLVLKAPGMLRMDIPLDVIEDDDSVRYSMKVGEQVIDVIDEGELAAAWISNFVQVPCRIMKVHPDTPVAAWPA, from the coding sequence ATGAACGCCGAGAACTTCCAACCCGTGGCCGAGTGCGGCGCCACCACGCAGGCCCAGGCCGCTGGCTATCACCGGCAATGGCTGGTCGCCAACGATTCCGGGCAGTGGTTGAACCGCGCCCTGTGTCCTCGGTTGGCCGAGGTCGCGGTCGAGCTGCGGCTGGGTTATCTGGTGCTGAAGGCGCCGGGCATGCTGCGCATGGATATTCCGCTGGACGTCATCGAAGACGACGACAGCGTGCGCTACAGCATGAAGGTGGGCGAGCAGGTGATCGACGTGATCGACGAAGGGGAGCTGGCCGCAGCCTGGATTTCCAACTTCGTGCAAGTGCCTTGCCGCATCATGAAGGTGCATCCCGACACGCCCGTGGCTGCCTGGCCGGCCTGA
- a CDS encoding benzoate/H(+) symporter BenE family transporter: MSDAAQSSINLPPARHHARRDLSASAIAAGLVAVLVSFGGTAVLMVQAGHTAGLDSAHIGSWIGSLSLAFGLGGAVYSLRTGLPIVMAWSTPGAALLVTALAGVPFNEAIGAFILAAALTLACGLFGWIDPILRRIPGEIAAAMLAGVLLNFGMGVFSNIKQQPALVLAMCAAYLLCRRWAPRYAVLVVMLVAIAIAFGLNLIQLDLLDWRLTEFVWTTPAFSAQAAVSLGIPLFVVAMASQNLPGLAILQAAGYQPPASRLVAATGLLGLLAAPFGAHSVTMGAISAAICTGPEAHADPSKRYIAAATYGLGYVVLSVVAGAVAVFFQALPAALLAALAGLALLGTIMGGMAAAMANPQRREAALITLLATASGFSFWGIGSAFWGLMAGLLAHAAFEFKRSGTQA, encoded by the coding sequence ATGAGCGACGCCGCGCAGTCCAGCATCAACCTCCCTCCTGCCCGCCACCACGCTCGCCGTGATCTGTCCGCATCGGCCATCGCCGCCGGCCTGGTCGCCGTACTGGTCAGCTTCGGCGGCACCGCCGTGCTGATGGTGCAGGCAGGCCATACCGCGGGCCTGGATTCCGCGCACATCGGTTCCTGGATCGGCTCGCTGAGCCTGGCGTTCGGCCTGGGCGGCGCCGTGTACAGCCTGCGCACGGGCCTGCCCATCGTCATGGCCTGGTCCACCCCCGGCGCGGCCCTGCTGGTCACCGCGCTGGCAGGGGTTCCCTTCAATGAAGCCATCGGCGCCTTCATCCTTGCCGCCGCGCTGACGCTGGCCTGCGGCCTGTTCGGCTGGATCGATCCCATCCTGCGCCGCATCCCCGGCGAAATCGCCGCGGCCATGCTGGCGGGCGTGCTGCTCAATTTCGGCATGGGCGTCTTCAGCAACATCAAGCAGCAGCCCGCGCTGGTGCTGGCGATGTGCGCCGCCTATCTGCTGTGCCGGCGCTGGGCGCCGCGCTACGCGGTGCTGGTCGTCATGCTGGTGGCCATCGCCATTGCCTTCGGCTTGAACCTGATCCAGCTGGACCTGCTGGACTGGCGCCTCACCGAATTCGTCTGGACCACGCCCGCCTTCAGCGCGCAGGCCGCGGTCAGCCTGGGCATTCCGCTATTCGTCGTCGCGATGGCCTCGCAGAATCTGCCCGGCCTGGCCATCCTGCAAGCCGCCGGCTACCAGCCGCCCGCCTCGCGCCTGGTGGCGGCCACCGGCCTGCTGGGCCTGCTGGCCGCGCCCTTCGGCGCGCACAGCGTCACGATGGGCGCCATCAGCGCGGCCATCTGCACCGGCCCCGAAGCGCACGCGGACCCGTCCAAGCGATACATCGCCGCCGCCACCTACGGCCTGGGCTATGTTGTGCTGAGCGTCGTTGCCGGCGCCGTGGCCGTGTTCTTCCAGGCCCTGCCCGCCGCCTTGCTGGCCGCGCTGGCCGGGCTGGCGCTGCTGGGCACCATCATGGGCGGCATGGCCGCGGCCATGGCCAACCCGCAACGCCGCGAAGCCGCGCTCATCACGCTGCTGGCCACGGCATCGGGCTTCAGTTTCTGGGGTATCGGTTCGGCCTTCTGGGGCCTGATGGCGGGCCTGCTGGCCCACGCGGCATTCGAGTTCAAGCGCTCGGGCACGCAGGCCTGA
- a CDS encoding YfhL family 4Fe-4S dicluster ferredoxin, with the protein MALTITEECINCDVCEPQCPNEAISMGEDYYIIDPDRCTECVGHHDEPQCKVVCPVECIELHPQWKEGQEQLMAKYRRLTGAA; encoded by the coding sequence ATGGCCCTGACCATCACCGAAGAATGCATCAATTGCGACGTTTGCGAGCCCCAGTGCCCGAACGAAGCAATCTCCATGGGCGAGGACTATTACATCATCGACCCTGACCGGTGCACCGAATGCGTGGGCCACCACGACGAGCCGCAATGCAAGGTGGTGTGCCCCGTGGAGTGCATCGAGCTGCACCCGCAATGGAAGGAAGGCCAGGAACAGCTCATGGCCAAGTACCGCCGCCTGACCGGTGCGGCATGA
- the coaD gene encoding pantetheine-phosphate adenylyltransferase, which yields MIIAVYPGTFDPLTRGHEDLVRRAATLFDKVVVGIAISRNKKPFFSIDERVEIAREVLGHYPNVEVQSFAGLLKDFVRDQNGRVIVRGLRAVSDFEYEFQMAGMNRHLLPDVETLFMTPSDQYQFISGTIVREIAQLGGDVSKFVFPSVERWLQEKAKERREQSWPG from the coding sequence ATGATCATCGCTGTATATCCTGGCACTTTCGACCCGCTGACCAGAGGCCACGAAGACCTGGTCCGCCGTGCCGCCACGCTTTTCGACAAGGTCGTGGTGGGTATCGCCATCAGCCGCAACAAGAAGCCCTTCTTCAGCATCGACGAACGCGTGGAAATCGCGCGCGAAGTGCTGGGCCACTATCCCAACGTGGAAGTGCAAAGCTTCGCCGGCCTGCTCAAGGACTTCGTGCGCGACCAGAACGGCCGCGTCATCGTGCGCGGCCTGCGCGCCGTGTCCGACTTCGAGTACGAATTCCAGATGGCCGGCATGAACCGCCATCTGCTGCCCGACGTCGAAACGCTGTTCATGACGCCCTCGGACCAGTACCAGTTCATCTCCGGCACCATCGTGCGCGAAATCGCGCAACTGGGCGGCGACGTGAGCAAGTTCGTGTTCCCGTCGGTCGAGCGCTGGCTCCAGGAAAAGGCCAAGGAACGCCGCGAACAGTCCTGGCCGGGCTGA
- the rsmD gene encoding 16S rRNA (guanine(966)-N(2))-methyltransferase RsmD, whose translation MGNKYIRIVGGQYRRTPIAVPDVETLRPTPDRVRETLFNWLNHLWGGDFADKQVLDLFAGSGALGFEAASRGVAHVQMVERDKTAASALRTLRDKLKADMIRIHVGDAMQVAERMDASRFDLILLDPPFGQGWLPRLWPILPGILTEHGLVYVEAENPIEAPEGFTILRQDKAGAVHYHLLEFAALRK comes from the coding sequence ATGGGTAACAAGTATATTCGTATCGTCGGGGGCCAATACAGACGCACCCCCATTGCCGTGCCCGACGTGGAGACGCTGCGCCCCACGCCCGACCGGGTGCGCGAGACGCTGTTCAACTGGCTCAATCACCTGTGGGGCGGCGACTTCGCCGACAAGCAGGTACTGGATCTGTTCGCCGGCAGCGGCGCCCTGGGCTTCGAGGCAGCCTCGCGCGGCGTGGCGCATGTGCAGATGGTCGAGCGGGACAAGACCGCCGCGTCCGCGCTGCGGACACTACGCGACAAGCTCAAAGCCGACATGATACGCATCCACGTGGGCGACGCCATGCAGGTCGCCGAACGCATGGATGCGTCCCGATTTGACCTGATTCTGCTGGATCCGCCCTTCGGCCAAGGCTGGCTGCCGCGCCTGTGGCCCATTCTGCCGGGCATTCTGACCGAGCATGGGCTAGTCTACGTAGAGGCGGAAAACCCCATCGAAGCCCCCGAAGGATTCACGATCTTGCGGCAGGACAAGGCAGGCGCGGTCCACTACCACCTGCTGGAATTTGCTGCATTGCGCAAATAG
- the ftsY gene encoding signal recognition particle-docking protein FtsY: MAPVHAPAPAPVPAPVVAPAPVAAPAPLAPTPTPPSAPAPVAAPVAAPAPVAAVEPAAEAPKKASWLSRLKQGLSRTGQSIGGIFVGVKVDENLFEELESALIMADAGLEATEKLLTALRARVKKERIEDPAKVKAALRQLLADHLRPLERAFDLKRTQPLVVMIAGVNGAGKTTSIGKLAHTFQRQGASVLLAAGDTFRAAAREQLIEWGSRNNVTVISQEGGDPAAVAFDAVNAGRARGMGVVMVDTAGRLPTQLHLMEELKKIRRVIGKADAAAPHEVLLVVDGNTGQNALAQIRAFDAAINLTGLVVTKLDGTAKGGTLAAVAAGSQGVRPIPVYWIGVGESLEDLQPFVADEFAGALLAD; the protein is encoded by the coding sequence CTGGCACCGGTACATGCTCCAGCTCCGGCACCGGTACCCGCTCCGGTAGTGGCTCCGGCGCCCGTCGCGGCTCCCGCGCCGTTGGCACCCACTCCCACGCCGCCCTCTGCTCCCGCTCCGGTTGCGGCTCCGGTGGCGGCGCCGGCTCCCGTGGCTGCCGTCGAGCCTGCCGCCGAAGCCCCCAAGAAGGCTTCCTGGCTGTCCCGCCTGAAGCAAGGCCTGTCGCGCACGGGCCAGAGCATAGGCGGCATCTTCGTCGGCGTGAAGGTCGACGAGAACCTGTTCGAGGAACTCGAATCGGCGCTCATTATGGCCGATGCGGGCCTGGAGGCCACCGAAAAGCTCCTGACCGCGCTGCGCGCCCGCGTAAAGAAGGAACGCATCGAGGATCCGGCCAAGGTGAAGGCGGCCTTGCGCCAACTGCTGGCCGATCACCTGCGCCCGCTGGAGCGCGCCTTCGACCTGAAGCGCACGCAGCCCCTGGTCGTCATGATCGCTGGCGTCAACGGCGCCGGCAAGACCACGTCCATCGGCAAGCTGGCCCATACCTTCCAGCGCCAGGGCGCCAGCGTGCTGCTGGCTGCCGGCGACACGTTCCGCGCGGCCGCGCGCGAGCAGCTCATCGAATGGGGCAGCCGCAACAACGTGACCGTGATTTCGCAGGAAGGCGGGGATCCGGCGGCGGTGGCGTTCGACGCCGTCAACGCGGGCCGCGCGCGCGGCATGGGCGTGGTGATGGTGGATACCGCGGGCCGCCTGCCCACGCAATTGCACCTGATGGAAGAACTGAAGAAGATCCGCCGCGTCATCGGCAAGGCGGATGCCGCCGCGCCGCACGAGGTGCTGCTGGTGGTGGACGGCAATACCGGTCAGAACGCCTTGGCGCAGATCCGCGCTTTCGATGCCGCCATCAATCTGACCGGCCTGGTCGTGACCAAGCTGGACGGCACCGCCAAGGGCGGCACGCTGGCCGCCGTGGCCGCGGGCAGCCAGGGCGTGCGCCCGATCCCGGTGTACTGGATCGGCGTGGGCGAGAGCCTGGAAGACCTGCAGCCCTTCGTGGCCGACGAGTTCGCCGGGGCTTTGCTGGCGGATTGA
- a CDS encoding CYTH and CHAD domain-containing protein has protein sequence MSEQELKLHVPAASRQAVQREVKQREATRIRLHAMYFDTPERELARARIAIRLRQEGRDWVQTLKMPGINAITRIELNHPRPGPVLDLSVYAGTEVEAALAAVKGELGLRYETDVQRLLRKVRTRYGTVELAYDTGILRAGALELPISELEFELVSGRPAAIFAAARGWQQRHSLVLDPRSKSERGDALAQLAQRLADADAIPGDDLEARRAQAIAQFWAPRGATSVKLREDMTAPQAMARIAAECLDQIARNAAVLAEVDTEGVYRAGNSEHVHQLRVGVRRLRSAWKLFDGWIAPIPDALLQGVRTHFAAFGANRDQDVLNETVAPALMRAGMPVIPMEAAPPDQDARSIAGGKAFQAWLLELLEWSLDVPPALPSTEGQTIANGTPSDTAPEPAIRLEGGVATPSVKPTIIPMLAPAPDPQRLHKQLARRLHRWHSKVADQGTQFATLDIPTRHELRKRGKRLRYSLAFAESLLPAGKLRGYRKLLSRVQDVLGEINDLAVAKDYYESCTATHPQAWFALGWISARLEELADDAQKAFDDLAASKPFWK, from the coding sequence ATGTCGGAACAGGAATTGAAACTGCACGTGCCCGCGGCTTCGCGCCAGGCGGTGCAGCGAGAGGTCAAGCAGCGCGAGGCGACCCGCATCCGCCTGCACGCCATGTATTTCGATACGCCGGAACGCGAACTTGCGCGGGCGCGCATCGCCATCCGGCTGCGCCAGGAAGGCCGCGACTGGGTGCAGACGCTGAAGATGCCCGGCATCAATGCCATCACGCGCATCGAACTCAATCACCCGCGGCCCGGTCCGGTGCTGGACCTGTCGGTGTATGCCGGCACCGAAGTCGAAGCCGCGCTGGCGGCCGTCAAGGGCGAACTGGGCCTGCGCTACGAAACCGATGTGCAGCGCCTGCTGCGCAAGGTCCGCACGCGCTACGGCACGGTGGAACTGGCCTACGACACCGGCATCCTGCGCGCCGGCGCGCTGGAGCTGCCCATCTCCGAACTGGAATTCGAATTGGTATCGGGCCGCCCCGCCGCCATCTTCGCGGCGGCTCGCGGCTGGCAGCAGCGCCACAGCCTGGTGCTGGACCCGCGCAGCAAGTCGGAACGCGGTGATGCGCTGGCCCAGCTGGCGCAGCGCCTGGCCGACGCTGACGCCATTCCCGGCGATGACCTCGAAGCCCGCCGCGCACAAGCCATCGCGCAATTTTGGGCGCCGCGCGGCGCCACATCGGTCAAGCTGCGCGAGGACATGACGGCGCCTCAGGCCATGGCGCGCATCGCCGCCGAATGCCTGGACCAGATTGCGCGCAACGCCGCGGTGCTGGCCGAGGTCGACACCGAAGGCGTATACCGCGCGGGCAACTCCGAACACGTGCACCAGTTGCGCGTGGGCGTGCGCCGGCTGCGTTCGGCCTGGAAGCTGTTCGACGGCTGGATCGCGCCGATTCCGGACGCTCTGCTGCAAGGCGTGCGCACGCACTTCGCCGCCTTCGGCGCCAACCGCGACCAGGACGTGCTGAACGAAACCGTGGCGCCCGCGCTGATGCGCGCGGGCATGCCTGTCATCCCGATGGAAGCCGCGCCCCCGGATCAGGACGCCCGCAGCATCGCCGGCGGCAAGGCTTTCCAGGCCTGGCTGCTGGAGCTGCTGGAATGGAGCCTGGACGTGCCGCCGGCCCTGCCTTCCACCGAAGGCCAGACTATTGCCAACGGCACGCCCAGCGACACCGCGCCCGAGCCCGCCATCCGGCTGGAAGGCGGCGTGGCGACGCCCAGCGTCAAACCCACCATCATTCCGATGCTGGCGCCCGCACCCGATCCGCAGCGCCTGCACAAGCAGCTCGCGCGGCGGCTGCATCGCTGGCACAGCAAGGTGGCCGACCAGGGCACGCAATTCGCGACGCTGGACATTCCCACGCGCCACGAATTGCGCAAGCGCGGCAAGCGCCTGCGCTACAGCCTGGCGTTCGCCGAATCGCTGCTGCCTGCCGGCAAGCTGCGCGGCTATCGCAAGCTCTTGTCGCGCGTGCAGGACGTGCTGGGCGAAATCAACGACCTGGCGGTGGCCAAGGACTACTACGAGTCGTGCACCGCCACCCACCCGCAAGCCTGGTTTGCGCTGGGCTGGATCAGCGCCCGCCTGGAAGAACTGGCCGACGACGCACAGAAAGCGTTCGACGACCTGGCCGCCAGCAAGCCGTTCTGGAAGTGA